DNA from Candidatus Deferrimicrobium borealis:
ATATTGGTAATTTTTTTAAATTTCTCGCGGCAATATGAACCTCGTACCCATTGTCGGCAAGAGAATTACACACTTTTTCAACACGTACATCCCAAGGATAATCAGCATCCCATATATATAATACTTTTATAACTCTATTTTTCGACATATATATTACATATCCAAATATTTTAATATATTTATTATTCGCTTACTTGATTTGCCATCCCCGTATGGATTTGAAACATTACGCATGTTATTATAGTAATTCCTGTTATTCAATAATTTATGCACATTCATTACAATATTTTTTGCATCTGAACCAACGAGTATGGCTGATCCATTTTCTATTACTTCTTTCCTTTCTGTTACATCTCTGGTTATTAATATCGGCTTTCTGAACGTTGGCGCTTCTTCCTGTATACCACCAGAATCCGTAATAACCAAAGTACACTTATCCATAAGATATACGAACGGTTCATAATCAAGTGGTGGAATTAATTTGATATTAATTATATTATTTAAGATAGAGTATACGTGTTTTTTAACATTTGGATTTAGGTGTACAGGATAAACAATTTCTACATCATAATTATTGGCTATATTTTTCAAGGCATTGCAAATATTATCAAGTTTTATTCCAATATTTTCCCTCCGATGTCCAGTAACTAATATAATATTTTTATTGAAATTTATATTATTTAGTTCTTTATAAATTATATTATCGCGACGTATTTTTTCTTTAACCCACAAAAGTGAATCTATTCCGGTATTTCCGGTAATAAATATACTGTCTTTATTTATCCCTTCCTGGATTAAATTGTTTTTATTTAATGCAGTTGGAGCAAAATGAAATTTTGTTATTAGACTTGCTATCTTTCTGTTCATTTCCTCCGGGAATGGAGAGTAATTGTTTCCAGACCGCAAACCCGCCTCAACATGAGCAACTGGTATTTTTCTGTAAAATGCCGCTAATGCAGCCGTAAAAGTTGTAGTTGTATCTCCTTGAACCAAAACAATATTTGGATTTTCTTTTTCGAGTACTTCGCCTATTTTTATCAAACTAGATGAGGTTAATTTAAATAGAGACTGATTTTTTCTCATTAATTTTAGATCATACTCAGGGGTTATATTAAAAGTCCTTAATACCTGTT
Protein-coding regions in this window:
- the wecB gene encoding UDP-N-acetylglucosamine 2-epimerase (non-hydrolyzing) → QVLRTFNITPEYDLKLMRKNQSLFKLTSSSLIKIGEVLEKENPNIVLVQGDTTTTFTAALAAFYRKIPVAHVEAGLRSGNNYSPFPEEMNRKIASLITKFHFAPTALNKNNLIQEGINKDSIFITGNTGIDSLLWVKEKIRRDNIIYKELNNINFNKNIILVTGHRRENIGIKLDNICNALKNIANNYDVEIVYPVHLNPNVKKHVYSILNNIINIKLIPPLDYEPFVYLMDKCTLVITDSGGIQEEAPTFRKPILITRDVTERKEVIENGSAILVGSDAKNIVMNVHKLLNNRNYYNNMRNVSNPYGDGKSSKRIINILKYLDM